A segment of the Kazachstania africana CBS 2517 chromosome 2, complete genome genome:
GTAATATTTAAACGGATAATTTTTACCGCTGAAGTTAAACTTGTTCATGTAAGATAGCCGCTGTACTTAATTTCCTTTTTGAGCAAAATGACGGAGGTTTGGGAAGAGAAGAGCCATAGTGATATATCAataaacaagaaaatgacGACTAGACAATCGCTAAGTACATTATCCTTTAGTAGTTAAAGCACGTAGGACGTAATCTGCTACACTTGTAATTCATTTATAGCGGCGAGAATAGTGAGCCACTATGCGTTTCTTATATATTCGAGGTATTTCATAGTGCCCTCTTCAGTGAAGAAATGAATCATTGAAGGTATCATTGAGATATATAGAAGATCCAGGTTTTCTTCACGTGAACCATGGCGCGTCGAGATTGTAAGTGTTCATACTgcactattttttttggggGGGAAGAAATTTTAGTTCCATCTTCAAGCATTTCCCTGTGGACAGAATACTTCTATGCAGGTATTAGTGAGTATATTTTAGAAATGGGAATTTGTGAGTACTCACATGTTACAATTGATGTGACTTTTTTAATTACCGGCGACTAATGGCATAAGACGCCTGTCATGAAAAATATGCACGTGGAAGAATGAAACCGTGTGATACTTGGGTGTCCAAAGGATACAAACGTAACATCCTTTCTTCTCACTGTAGTGAGATCACCACTAAATATTATGAGTTATGGGACGATAGAGTTCCCGCGTCATTGCAGATTTAGCACGGTGTAGTCAAATTATACTCTAAGGGAGATGCGAACTATATAACGTCTGATATAGTTTTTTCTTGAGATTGCAACAGGCAGTTACTTATCTTACCAACATTaacaatcaaatataacTGAAGTCTGAAACATGTCTAAACCTAAAGAAAGTTTTGGGGTTGATTTTATAATGGGTGGTGTTTCGGCAGCCGTAGCTAAGACCTGCGCCGCTCCCATTGAAAGAGTAAAATTGCTGATGCAAAATCAAGATGAAATGATGAAGCAAGGTTCTTTGGATGCTCGTTATAAAGGAATTGTAGACTGTTTTGAACGAACTGCCAAAAATGAAGgtacaatttcattttggCGGGGGAATACTGCTAATGTAATTAGGTATTTTCCTACTCAGGCCCTAAATTTTGCATTTAAAGACAAAATCAAAGCTATGTTTGGTTTccaaagagaaagagaTGGCTATTCAAAATGGTTCATGGGTAACTTACTGTCTGGTGGTACCGCTGGTGCAATATCACTAGCTTTTGTATATTCACTGGATTATGCGAGGACGAGATTAGCTGCTGATGGAAAGAATGCTGCGCGCAGCTCCCATCAAAGACAATTCAATGGTCTTTTGGATGTATATAAGAAAACACTCAAAAGTGACGGTATTCTGGGTCTTTATAGAGGATTTGTTCCAAGTGTGGCTGGTATTATAGTCTACAGAGGTCTTTATTTTGGACTTTATGATTCATTCAAACCTGTATTGTTGACAGGAAAACTAGAAAGATCATTTCTAGCATCCTTTTTATTGGGATGGGTTGTTACTGTCGGTGCGTCTACCTGTTCATATCCAATAGATACagttagaagaagaatgatgatgacgtCAGGGCAACAAGTAAAATATAATGGATCTTTTGATTGTTTTAAACAGATAATATCCCACGAAGGTGTCACTTCTTTATTTAAAGGTTGTGGAGCCAATATTTTCAGAGGCGTAGCTGCGGCAGGTGTTATTTCTTTATATGATCAATTGCAGCTTTTGTTGTTTGGcaagaaatttaaatgattgTCACATCTActatatcaaataaatatatacaatGAATATAATCACACTCATTTCGATAGTTATGAAAAATCAGAAACTGTTTAATTGAAAGTCTGAGTTAGagataatttatatatatgtatgtatatataatgaGATGGACCTAGAagaatgaataaattattgttcacttttttaatcttttttcacATGAATAGCAAAACCGGTTTCACCTGGTTGTTCTAAACCTTCTTTTAATTCCATTTGAGGAATGGTGTAATCACCAAAATTTTGTCTTCTGTATGCAATGGGCTTTGTGGTTTGGAAAGTGTCTAATCTTTGCTTTAATTCTTCGGaagattctttgaatttggcGTCATCAGCCTTGTCGGTTCTGTAGACGACCATTTGTGGAAGGACAGTGAAACCAGGGTAGCATAAGTTACCGTGATTGATATGGAATAAAATGTCAT
Coding sequences within it:
- the AAC1 gene encoding ADP/ATP carrier protein AAC1 (similar to Saccharomyces cerevisiae AAC1 (YMR056C); ancestral locus Anc_2.621); protein product: MSKPKESFGVDFIMGGVSAAVAKTCAAPIERVKLLMQNQDEMMKQGSLDARYKGIVDCFERTAKNEGTISFWRGNTANVIRYFPTQALNFAFKDKIKAMFGFQRERDGYSKWFMGNLLSGGTAGAISLAFVYSLDYARTRLAADGKNAARSSHQRQFNGLLDVYKKTLKSDGILGLYRGFVPSVAGIIVYRGLYFGLYDSFKPVLLTGKLERSFLASFLLGWVVTVGASTCSYPIDTVRRRMMMTSGQQVKYNGSFDCFKQIISHEGVTSLFKGCGANIFRGVAAAGVISLYDQLQLLLFGKKFK